The sequence below is a genomic window from Humulus lupulus chromosome 3, drHumLupu1.1, whole genome shotgun sequence.
tggttcaatgcctagtgcaaccaaatttttgaacaattttttcatacttacactatagtaaagttaatgttgaaaaatactttattttatgcaccaattaAATGACTCCTAGAAgaaagagttcttatttaatcaagtgggggatatgttatattttaaaatataatgattgactaaataagtgttacaatagataactatttaatcttgtgggggaatgttatattattttataatataatgtaatattatattatttataatataatgttttagattaaataaatgtgacaaagagtgtcacatattgtaacatataatagagtgttacaatatttggatatatgtgaaatatccaaatatgtaacatacttggtgttacaaattcagtcacaaatttgtaacttccaaatattgcccattattatgtagatttgttgttacacaatattgagatgaatttcttaaagccatatgtgaaatggctgttagagatatgattgtaaccccaataatgtgttttgggggttacaaaatcaattgggagggtgttgGAATCGTTTGGAAGAATaacacatttttgtgtgctgaaattggttagtggccgcggccacatgaTGTTGGTGGCCGCAGCCTGGGGAACAGAGGCTAGTGGCCACATCCACTAATGTTCCTAGCCACGGCCACAGGTGAAAACTGACCAagtttttttcagttttttccaaactTTTTGGACAACTCCAAAAACCCATATaattcccaaatctcatttttaattgcataaacatccaatttatcattggtaacaaccatgggggttggtggaatttgaaattcaaatgctgtctctaaactctataaatagaagcctattgctcacttgtaagatacaatttttctatccattagaacacttacctagaaaacacctagaggattgattattccagaaagcatttccaaaatctgtgagagatcacttagtgcttgagttagggggaaataagcttttggacaaaggtttcaaatcttgttcaagttggtgatccccaacactcttcactttggttgtgtgagtgagagtttcttgttatttgtttttgttcttgtatttttctactattgtttttcttcttattcttcttgttctttttacttgttcttttgtttaagagttgtaatcctccCATTTCCTTTGTTGCAAAcccttttactttatttgtatcattttgcttagagttgtatttcactatTTTCTTATTCTAATCCTCctcttgtttatttgtattttttagtcatagagttgtaacactatttaatcaataattatttattcgtAATATTTattctagagttgtattttcttacctatttccattgaggaaagTTACATTTTCCTAACAATGATCACACGTGACTCCCTTTTGATCACTTCCATGGCACCCTTTTGGCCATAATTCTTCTGGCACCCCTTTCGCCATGAATTTCCCTGGAACCGTTTTTGGCTAGAATCTTAGGCAAGTCTACCTTTAATAATGCTGGATAACTAGGTTAAACAAACACAAACAAATCCATACATATCGCATAACTAAAGTACATTCAAAACAAAACAGAAATATAGCTAACATCCTTTTGTCAGGTCTAAGCAAAATAAGAGTGGGAATAcatcacaacgagcctagaataacAATCTAAATACTTgtcttaatatcatgtaaaacACACATGAACGCATCTAAACatatcccatgtgtgcatgggccatgcagaCGTGACATCTATCTCATAACAAGTTACACCACTTTATAGATTCTAGCATAACTgattcacataatcatgcttgCATATCACACATAACATCATGAAAAACAAAGTCGACACACATATCAACCTTAAAGGTCTTAATGCAATGACAATCGACTTGCTCGATTAACATATAATTACGCATAAAAAtgtatttgcatgtaacatgcatatgtgtgACCCTTCTTGAAAACTATGCAAAAGTTTATGATATCATACACTTATTTCTTAATAAATTTGCACAAATTCAGCAAGCATTATTAACACTTAACTAATTACCTATTAATTTTCCTAGCATGCTTGCTACAATTTTGACATCTTAAAACTATTTGAAATCATACATCGAGACATAATcccaaaaatcaaaactaaaacTCACAAACTACTCATGGCCTAAATCAGCAATAGGCAAAAGATACCAAACTTTAATCAAAACATATATACAAACTTCTTTaatattcataatttattttacaaataatatTACCAAACTAATTAATGAAGTTCTAGCATGCTTCCAAATCCAACCACAAAATAAGAAATAATTCTTTTCTAAGAATAAAAATGTAATTGTATTTAATTCTCTTTCTAGAACacctaatcacataaaatcatggcATTCACAATTAttcaaaatttgtttaaaatacaTTGTTATAAATACAATATCATCATGGAACAAAAGCCACCCCTAGATACACATGCTTGGCAATCTCATAAACTTAACAATAAAATTCAACATGTAATTCATTTATTTGCTTTTTTATTTTAAGTAtataaattcacataaaatcataggttttcTTAATGAAAGGAAAGAACAAAATATATGAAACTAATCATTTTCATCTTTAGCATATATCATGAAATCATGACTTTTCATAGAATAGTATAAACTCATCAATATTTCTAACAAATTACAAAATGCTAATCATGCTCCTATCCAAATCATCAAGACAAGAATCATAGTTCAACATgctcatataaataaataataatacacaAAACCTAGCATGCTTTTCTATTAGTTGTAGTCCATAAATATCCACCACACCATGAATCAATTTAAAATAGATACCTAGGCCTAAAAAAATGTCATGGCTGAAACTCATAGTGCtcacaaatttatttttttattaatcaagCAACTCTAACAAGCTCCCTAATGTATGAAAAATACAACGCAACAATGATTCATCCAAAACAAATCCAAAAACCCTTTAAACAATATAGTGGATGAAACCTTCGCATCAAAATCAACAAAACAGTTCAACAACATATGTCATGACATCCTATCATGCATTCTGCTTCTCAAACAATTCATAGAAATAAGTTAGAACTATCAAAACAATCTCCATAACCCACTAACCATGCTAGCCAAACCCTAAAATCCCATTTCTCAAAATCACCCTTTCATACATGCTTGCATTAGAACCTTTAATCAACAAGACACAAAACAATTTGAACTATATTCCAAAATCCCATAAAATAAGTGATCGGTAAATTATGGTACGACAGTATAtacgtaatcgattcaagtaatatagatagtaaataagaatcgTTCCCACATAGACTAtaacccaattaccaataattgctctttaatttctatttggcaagcaaaattaagatgaataaatctaattacaaaatttaaataactgtaaacCGAACATTTAATAAAAGGATGAAAATCAttaataaaaagacctagggtattaacttcatctacttttcattctattaattttattaatcaattctaaatttctttcttcctattctaatagcaggttaacataaatcgattcctaatatttttcaagatataagatctcaacctatctGGATGTTTTCTACATATCTGAGGCTTAATCAAACATATAGtagacattaagcatagaaacctaattgctacacaagccatacaagtactttcgtccaattaataacctatgtctatataatgataacatattcaattctcatctttcgaattttgaatcaaaaccacaaatcaagcaaatattgatcagataTTTACTAGCACTAagaaaacattatatagattagaaaaaagaagaagagtcaATAGAACGTCATAATAGCATTAAATagaaattcaagtgactacattaacccctagatagaggatttagttcatatcatACATAATAACAATAACATTAAGATTTCTCTCTAGCCATGGCGAGGAGGCGTAAATTTATGCAGAAGCTTATTAAGCAAGATGCTATGCTGGAGCTCCCTTCATCCAAAGGCGAAGCAACTGATCGGATTCCGAATGTTGAGAATGTTGGTGATGAGCAATTAGATACTGGTTTTGCTGCGAAGGAGGTCGACTCTAAGGATCTAGGTCTTCCTACGATGGAACAATCTACTCAAGCTACAGGTATGTGTTCAATGTCATGGGCTGAAGAGGTTGAGGCTCGGTCATTTCAAGAGTCAGCCAAAGAAACCTGGGCCCAATTTAGGGAGTCTCTTCCTTCATATGGGTGTACAAAGTTGCATTCCATGGAGCCTATTCAGAAGGATGGTCAAATAGTTGCTCAACTGGATGTAGATGAGATTGAAGTCAAAGCTTCTTAATGGAAATCTACTTTGATTTATGTGGTGATAGGTGCTAATCCTCCACTAGCAGTTTTTGAAGGATTTATCAAAAGGATTTGGGGAAAACTTGGTATAGAGCGTGTGGCTAGAATGAATGGTAGTTTTATGATGGTAAAGTTCAAGGATGAAGCAACGCGTGATCTGGTTTTGGAATCAAGGGTGATTCTCTTTGATAAGAAACCTGTAGTCCTTCCGCCCTGGATGACAGATATTGGTTCTTTAAAGTCAATAAAATCAATACCAGTGTGGATTAGGCTTCCTGACCTTGGTTTACAATATTGGGGAGTAATTTTCTTGAGTGCTCTTGTGAGTACAATAGGTAGGCCTATAATGATTGATAAGATAACCAAAGATAGATCTATGATTAAATTTGCTCGTGTATTAGTGGATATGGAGATTTCTGAAACTCTACCCCAATTTATTACTTACCTCAATGAGAGAGGTCAAGTTATGGAGCAACAGGTCGAGTATGAATGGTTACCTATGTAATGCTCACATTGCCAAAAGCTGGGACACACAATTGCTACCTGTAAATTTGATTCTGAAGTAGCTTGGAGGAAGAAGAATAATAAGAAATCACAAGAATCTGATCCTGCTGAGAATGTGGAGAATGTTACTATACAAGATGTTGCTCTGATAAATTATTCTCAGTCTCATTCATAGCAGAAGGGAGTGTCTCAACCAGGTGATAGTCATAAAGAACAAGTGTGGTTCTATCCGAAAAAATCTGGGGCCCTGAAACCAGTAGGCCAGTTTCCAATTCAGCAAAACAGGAACTCTTTTAGTGTTCTTCAAGAGCAGCAGAAGGTTTTGAATGACTCATCCCAGAATTTAGATTTGAATGGAGTTCTGCAACATATtgagttggaatgttagaggattaaataagaagaataagaagatgtCAATACTTGATGTCTGTCGTTTGAATAAATTTGGAATTGGGGCTCTCCTTGAAACAAAAGTCAAGGGAGAGATGCTCAAGGAAGTTATGTGTTCTACATTTGTTGGTTGGGATTATTATAGTAGTTTGCGATTGGAGGGTAGAATTTTATTGATTTGGAAGGCTAGCTGGGTTCGTATTGAAGCTATCCAAGAAAATGACCAATTTTTCAATTGTAGAGTTCGAATATGTAACACTAATCAAGATTTTTGTCTTACTGTTGTGTATGGATCAAATCAGTTGGAGGCTAGGAGGTCTCTTAGGTATGATTTGGCTCATTTTATTTTTCCAGTCAAACCTTGGGTCGTCTTAGGTGACTTTAATGCTATTTTTGACCCTAATGATAGAGTGGGTGGGAGGCCTATTTCGGTGAAAGAACTAGAAGATGCTAGACAGTGGCTTGACCTTTGTTTGGTGGAAGAATTGAAGATAATGGGATCTTACTATATGTGGTCTAACAATCAGGAAGGGGGGAATCGTATTTACTCTAAGTTGGATAGGATGTTCTCTAATGAGGACTGGTTGGACTCCTTTCCTAATGTTACTGCTGTTTCTCACTGGGAGGTGGTTTCAGACCACTGTGTTATTCTTCTTAAGCAAGTAGCAGTTAAAAATGTGGGGGTTCAACCTTCTCGTTTCTATAATATGTGGGCATCTCATCCTCAATTCAGGACAACTGTTTTGGACAACTGGTCCAAGCCTTTAAAAGTTGAGGGATGTGGCTTGGAGCAGGTTGTTTGGAAGCTTATCGCCTCAAGCATGTGTTGAAGAAGTTCAATTGGAGGGTTATTGGAGATGTGGTTTGTAACTATGAGAAAAGTAAAGTTCTTTTTCAACAGGCAAAATCTAATCTCTATAATGACCCGAATAATAGTTGTTTGTGTGCTGAAGAAAGAACAACTTTTCTGGAGTTTAAGAGACAGGAGAAACTTTATGCCAGTTTTATTTCTCAAAAGAGAAAGATTGATTGGCTTCATTTTGGTGATGAAAATTCCTCTTTTATTCATGctagtctgaagaaaagaaaagttGCTAATAGGATTGTGTCTTTTGTATCTAATGGAGGTCGAGTTGAGGATGACTATCATAAGGCTGTCAATCATTTTTTTACAACATTTTAAGAATTTCTTGGGTTGTTAAAGTAAAGCTTCAGGTTATATTGACCCTATCACTATTGCTCTTGGTCTGGTTTTGAATTTTGATGCCCAACTGGAGTTGATCAAACCGTTTTCCATTCTAGATGTTAAATCTGCTATGTTCAGTATTAAGTCTATAAAGAGCCATGGCCCTGATGGCTTTGGGTCTAGTTTCTTCAAAGCATTATGGAAAGATATAGGCAAGGAGGTGTCCCTGGCAGTGCTTGACATTTTTGAATCTGGTTATGCTCCTAAGTTTTTGAACAATACTATCTTAGTCTCATACCTATGGTTGATTATTCTGCTAATGCTGCTGACTATAGGCCTATTGCGTGCTGTACAACTATTTACAAATGCATCTCTAAAATGCTTTGTAGCAGACTTGCTTCTGTTCGCCCCTCTCTCTAATCAATCAAAATCAGGGAGCTTTTATACAACATAGATCTCTTGCATGTACTGTTCTCATTCTTCAAGACCTAATTAAGGGTTACAATAGGAAACATTGTTCTCCTCGGTGCTTGATGAAGATTGACATTAATAAAGCTTATGACTCCATAGATTGGGACTTCTTGGAGAATCTTTTGAAAGCACTTAGGTTTCCTGGTCGATTTATCAGATGGATCATGGTCTGTCTAAGAAGAACTACCTACCGTTTGATGATGAATGGTCGAATTCAAGGTTGTTTTCAGGGTGGTAAAGGGCTTCGACAAGGTGACCCTATCTCCTCAATGCTCTTTGTTATAGTGATGGAATACCTTACGCATTTATTGATTAAAACTTCCAAGGAGAAAAACTTCAGATTCCATCCTTTATGCAAATCTTTAAACCTTATTAGTCTTTGTTTTGGTGATGATTTACTACTGGTTTGCAAAGCTAATATTAATTATGTACAGATTATTCAAAGAACTTTTGAGGTCTTCTCCTCTTCCTCGGGTTTGTTTATAAAAAATCATAAGTCCCGAATTTATTTTGGAGGAGTATCTGATTCTGTTAAAGACTCTCTCTTGAATCTTTCTCAGCTGGCTGAAGGGTTCTTTCCTCTGACATATCTAGGAGTTCCTTTGAGACCAACAAAATGGAAGGCAATTGATTGGGAATTCGCAATTATTGGATGAGCATTTTTCTGTTACCTCAGGGAGTTATTAGAGGCATTGATCATCTTTGTAGGAACTTTCTTTGGGGAGAAAAGGGTTCCCGAAGTAAATTTCATCTTACCTCTTGGGAACAAGTTTGCCGTCCAAAAAGTTATGCTGGTTTGGGTTTTAAAGAGGGGCCTATCTGGAATAAAATTCTGCTTGCAAAATATATCTAGGCTATCTCTTCTAAATAGGATTTACTTTGGGTGAAATGAGTGAATTGTATCTACTTAAAAGGGAGTTAGCTTTGGGACTATGATTTGCAGCATGATACTAGCTGGTATTGGAGAAAGTTGATCAAACTCAGCAAGTCTTTGTCTATTTCGGTTTTGGAGTCTGCTAAGTGTATGGGAAACTTCAGTTGAGTAAAATTTATTATTTGATCCTACCAGGTGAACCAATTAGTTGCATGAAATATGTTTGGTGCAAACTCTTAGTGCCCAAGCACAGATTTATTTTGTGGCAAGCTATAAACCAGAAACTGCTCACAAGGGATTTACTTCATTCTTGTCATCTGTCCATTCCCTGTATGGCCTGTCCGGTTTGTGCTCTAGAGGTTGAAAGTCATTCTCACCTATTTTTTGACTGTGAGTTCTCCAAGAGAGTGTTTCATTCTATCTATGgttggctggctgaaggtagaAGAGGTTGGCTCTCTTGGCTAGTGACAGCGGCTCTTGCTGCCACAATATATTTTATCTGGTCCAATCGAAACAAATGTTGTTTTGAGTTTAGCGGTAACACTATTTTTCAACTTGATTCTTTGATCAAATTTTCTGTTAAAGCTAGAGTCCTTAGTATTAGTATTAAGAAGTTCTCTTCTAGAGAGAAACAAATGTTATATTTTGTCTCTAGTTTGTAATTTGAGGGGGAGTTCTTGCTCCAGCCTCTTGTTGTATTAGCTTGTTTGATcaatatattttttcttcttgatcaaatAAACAATAACATTAAGATCATTGTTCATataaaataacctaaagaattaagatgaagaaaaaatctagaaaacaataaaaacagaagaagaaatctagaaacAATAAACCAACAGTCTTTTCTTAATCTAGAGTATACAAAACTCCTCAGCCTTTCTCGAATTCACAGAATAATGTCACTTAAAGAGTTTTCAatgttcccaagtgaaaagaccattttttcCTTCTAAAAGTGGCTTCAAATTTCAAAATCACGTTGATAGTGTTGTAGCACTAGGTTTTGGATGCTGTAGCGCTGATAACAGAGCCAAATCCCATAAAAAATTCACGAactagcactgtagcactaggtttgtagcattgtagcgctaggtttgtagcgttgtagcactaggtttgtagcattgtagcgctacaatcagactccaaattaatttcaactagcactgtagcgctattcACAGAAACCAAAACCTTCAAAATAACcaagtagcactgtagcgctactatGCTAGCGCTGGGGTTCTAATCACAGTGGCGTAACTCGGATTCCTTGCTTCAAAAACGACTCGATTTTCTCTAAAATTGCTCCATTTTCTCCCACTTTTACTTCATTCATCTCTTTTCACTATCTCAACATCAAAAATTTGAAACATGAACAAATAAGCATAAATCTGTgataaaatacccctaagctaatgaaaaccttcctaaaaactagaccataaatgagcctaaaactcatttatcaatAAGGCAGCCGCTACACTATAACAATTTCCAAAAGCaaaagttcaaaaaaaaaaaaaaaaaaactagcataTTTCTAGTATTCTAGCTTTGCATCAATATAATCATTCCATGTCAATCATCACCCTAACATAAAATTAAAGTATCCAAAATCACATGCCTTGGCCGAACCCATCATGCATCAACAACATAGCTTTACATAAGTGAGATCTCAAAATCAATTGAAACGAACAACAAAATATCTAGAGCACAAAAATCAAATCATTCCCATCTTGCAAGTGTAAATCCACAACCTTAGCATGTTTTTTTTAAGAGAACGACCAAtcaaaaaaagaaagaataaaaaaaattctattacctCTTGATGGTGTTCAAGAACACAAAGAAAATAAATCCTTTGGCACCTAGGGATTTTGAAATACACTACCAAATAAAAGAGAAAGAAACTTCTTAGAATTGAGAAAGAGATATCTAATCTTAGATGATCAAGAACCAAAAACAAAACTCAAAATAATAACACATACCTAGAGATCTTGGAACccctttctcttctccttctttctctctttctttctctttttcatgcccttctccctctctttctctccaaGTCTTGTCAACACCCAAATGGCTCTCCAAGGCTCAAATTTTATTCTATTTATAACCCCTAAGAAAATATCCTATCCCACAAATTATGCTAAATCCCACCATTTCATCTTCTTACACCACATCTAAATCATATCCCAAATGTAAAAACTACCTATGAGATAAGCCTTGTCCTCTTGTCCCAAAAGATGACAACACATttcattttccttttattttcttaaattaaatgaaataaaaaataaaacaattccacacacacacactctctaaataaataaaaatgcaacttattctaatcacataatgtTGTCACACTTAcaaaaatgtaacactaataattaaacaaacattaCACAATCATTACAAATAATCATTTACCTCCTAATTCATATAAAACAAACATTTCAATTATTTTCCAAAAATTAAACATTTCACATGTCGCTATGTACTCgattccatggttgaatctacgatgctggtttgtttaatactactCCAGACCACAGgtcctccaccaagtgtgaacactaATCGAGAAGTTAATTTTAGATTATCTCAGTCTAATTGAAAATCataatcagtgtatccagtggggttcagcTGACCACCAaaacatacaagcatatattctctagttttccgaagatacttaagaatattatttactgCAATCCAAtaactcaatccaggattggattgatagcgactgactatccctactgcataacaaatgtcaggtcttttAGACAGCATGGCGTACATTTGACTGCCTATCGCAGAGGattagggatattgtctcatatcctcttcttcttctagtgTTTTAGGACACTACTCTTTAGAAAGGATAATTCTATGACgtgttggcatatcacccttcttggaattttgcatacCGAATCTCTCgagtaccttatctatataagtagattgagacagagccaaaactttgttctAACGATCTTGAAGGATCTttatgcctagaacatagtttgCATCTCCAAAATCTTTCATATGAAATTGCTTggctagccatttctttacttttgtcaatgttcccaTGTCAACCCCAATCAGTAGGatttcatcaacataaagaaccagTAATACCACAATgccatctttgattttttttgtagacacaaggctcatcaacgttttgttcaaaaccatacgtCTTGATTGTGTCATCAATTCTCATATTCTAggatcttgaagcttgtttgagtccataaatggacctatgaagcttgcaaacttttttctcttgGCCTTTTATTATGAACCTTTCTAgatgagacatataaatggttttgtcaagatagccatttagaaaagctgtcttaacatccatttggcaaatctcataatcaatgcaagcagctatggacaagagtatgcagATCGATTTAAGAATGACTATAGGAGaaaaaatttcttaataatctaccccttctctctgagtgtaacccttGGCTAAAAGCCTAGCTTTGAAAGATTCCAGTCTCCCATCTGTTCCTCTTTtcctcttgaatatccatttgcaatcaataggtttaacattttcatgAAGATCTTCAAGATTCTAGaaggaattggaatacattgattccatttccaTGTTCATGGAaacttgccatttttctttgtcagaatcgtCCATTGCATCTCTGtgtgtcaatggatcatctttgtttgtgtcagacacaagtatatgaacttcatgttcatagcgagttGGCTGCCTAAAAACCCTTCCACTACGAACTTGTGGAACCATTCTAACTAGAACTTGTGGTTTCCTCTTGTCATTCTTCAGTAGAAACATTTGGTGGTCTTATTACTTGATCTGATGTTATCTCCACAAGTACAACCTTACTACGAGGTTTGtggttgttaatatagtcatactcaataaaagtagcatttgtcgatataaatgttttgttttctttaggactataaaattgtaatgtctcaaattccctaatatgactgagtgccttgattagggtgtcaGGAGGGTAATACCtgttttattgtattattatgtgtaaatatgcatgattatgtgagttatattaatAAAGGactatatttgcatgcatgtgggcccgtttcttattagaagggcattttaataattttggcccattaaaggcatatttttatatttatgtgtttatagaatgagaccacattattatgtagatatatttgggcTATTTGGAACGAGGCGATCCTACGTAGCAAGTTAGCAGATTAGTCataacgaggtcgaatacccggctcggggtcaGCCTAGGGATAATCttataatttagtacattaccaggattgatcaggtaatgagaaattatttggtaactattcgaggatattggaagtaacgggaattataaggcattttggtcattttgtaCCCAAGTTAGTGACTTAATCACTTTTTCCTTTTGCTGAAGAGAaccaaaaatagataaaaaaaagaagcaattagctctctctctctctctctctctctctctctttcactcggCTCTCTCTctattgttggcttgattttggggcAAAGCTAGTAAAATTCAATGATTATAAGCTaaggcttgggaattgaaggcttgaggtctaaagtttgattatttgcagCTAGGAGGAGTTAATACAAAATTGTGGTAAGCTATAAACTctatttttaattgaattttgtttAGGCCTTATGTTGTTCTTGTGCTTTAAGGCGCCCCGCGACTCTCAGGGCAAGTCACAACCCGTGTCTTGAATTCCAGATAGGGGCTTTCTATTCGTGGGTCGCGGCCTGCCTGGGCAACTTTGGCTAGGTTAGAATTTGAGTATCGGGAACTCAATCcgaagggctcaggatcgattgtACTActcaatttagtagaattcaagggcccagaggctaggactcggtccagaagcctttatttactcaatattgatgaatatcatttatttggttatgactagggtatcgctagggctcgggaaatgatcatgctcaagggtcgttcttattattacatTGTACTAGGACCTTAGGTAAGAAAATTTGCACCTAATACTTGATATATGTGGTTAGGGCTTGGCCTAGTTGATGATTATAACGATAAATAGGGctcggcccctgagattgaataTGATTAAGTTATGCATGCACTCATTGATTAAACATGCTTGAAGGCTACTATTCAGGCTAAGTGTTATGTGATTGTTCCCATAGTCTGCGTAGTTAGGGCTTGGCCCTGTTAAGGAACACAGTTATTACTATGTTTTCATTTAATTGATtgtgttatataattaatatgtatgcatacttgtattgtctaaagtatgcttatctgtatctttATCTGAATACCTGGTTTAGGGCATGACTTATTAgccaagggcggcaatagcgcgttgcgcactggtcaaaaggcttaggcccaattagagatgtactattacgttggtcgaccctatggtcgttggaaaacaaagtgcttggctggctctatggctagttattcaTAGCTAAGGacaaggccccaggtgactctatggccacatagctagggcatagggccctaggttgactctatggtcatctattcagagcatcgggcccagaatgatccaatgatcatttatttgtaattatatgcatgcatgagt
It includes:
- the LOC133824956 gene encoding uncharacterized protein LOC133824956; this encodes MEFCNILSWNVRGLNKKNKKMSILDVCRLNKFGIGALLETKVKGEMLKEVMCSTFVGWDYYSSLRLEGRILLIWKASWVRIEAIQENDQFFNCRVRICNTNQDFCLTVVYGSNQLEARRSLRYDLAHFIFPVKPWVVLGDFNAIFDPNDRVGGRPISVKELEDARQWLDLCLVEELKIMGSYYMWSNNQEGGNRIYSKLDRMFSNEDWLDSFPNVTAVSHWEVVSDHCVILLKQVAVKNVGVQPSRFYNMWASHPQFRTTVLDNWSKPLKVEGCGLEQAKSNLYNDPNNSCLCAEERTTFLEFKRQEKLYASFISQKRKIDWLHFGDENSSFIHASLKKRKVANRIVKASGYIDPITIALGLVLNFDAQLELIKPFSILDVKSAMFSIKSIKSHGPDGFGSSFFKALWKDIGKEVSLAVLDIFESGYAPKFLNNTILVSYLWLIILLMLLTIGLLRAGAFIQHRSLACTVLILQDLIKGYNRKHCSPRCLMKIDINKAYDSIDWDFLENLLKALRFPGRFIRWIMVCLRRTTYRLMMNGRIQGCFQGGKGLRQGDPISSMLFVIVMEYLTHLLIKTSKEKNFRFHPLCKSLNLISLCFGDDLLLLAEGFFPLTYLGVPLRPTKWKAIDWEFAIIG